From Candidatus Polarisedimenticolaceae bacterium, the proteins below share one genomic window:
- a CDS encoding RNA polymerase sigma factor, whose product MHGGSVNVDPGIDAERLRSQLERAVARICPRWLRGERDDLVQSSLVRILEQVRGGGVSFNATYLWRTAYAVVLDEVRRARRKYERPLDDEGVGEAEAPAADPERRALDGELVRAIQACLRGLTADRRRAVQLRLAGLRYAEAAELLGADAKRTANLVFRGFEDLRHCLREKGAA is encoded by the coding sequence ATGCACGGGGGATCGGTGAACGTCGATCCGGGGATCGACGCCGAGCGGTTACGCTCGCAGCTCGAGCGCGCGGTTGCCCGGATCTGTCCGCGCTGGCTTCGGGGGGAGAGGGACGACCTCGTGCAAAGCTCGCTCGTGCGCATCCTCGAGCAGGTCCGGGGCGGAGGCGTGTCGTTCAACGCGACCTATCTCTGGCGCACGGCGTACGCCGTCGTCCTGGACGAGGTGCGCCGCGCCCGGCGCAAGTACGAGCGCCCGCTCGACGACGAGGGCGTGGGTGAGGCGGAAGCACCTGCCGCCGATCCGGAGCGCCGCGCGCTCGACGGCGAGCTGGTGCGCGCGATCCAGGCCTGCCTGCGAGGCCTCACGGCCGACCGGCGCCGCGCGGTCCAGCTCCGTCTCGCGGGGCTTCGCTACGCGGAAGCGGCCGAGCTGCTCGGCGCGGACGCGAAGCGCACGGCAAACCTCGTCTTCCGCGGCTTCGAGGACCTTCGTCACTGCCTCCGGGAGAAGGGAGCGGCGTGA
- a CDS encoding CHAT domain-containing tetratricopeptide repeat protein, producing MTASLLLWSALAASPEVAPGRPARLTLTSEPSSVATVVLTALDAGPITVEARSLDLDVKVAIFDADGAKPVAEDDNGLGGTDAVAGIEAAAGARYRIEVRPADETEEARGEVTISVRAGSPPPAPEADAAAARDLAYWNSVEEGGDPWRKVRGRLGRATLALGRGAYAEMIPLCDDAAAAARAAWGAADGRYGVAVATGGLARYLSGDLTAARPMIADGLAVIERRYGEDDMRTAMSLNYLGEVDEDLGELRLARDDYERSLAIRERLHGKDQPESVAALGNLGGLIDELGDPETAHAYYERALAIQEKSSPGSARIASLLNNVAFEMKKIGRTKDAVPLYERALAIRRDKLGDEHPSTALSLQNLAMALHETGRTAEAVPMLEQSMAIRERKLGPDHPDLAVSLSNLARVDYESGHAADALPLIERALAIREAKLGPSHPDTARAEVLRARVLAALGKTDEAIDAAIAAEAVSRADVRRIARFLPESTSLAYAAKRARGLDVAIATAAAPGARVSQERLRRVWECALRSRALVLDEMARRARAVRKSGDPATRAAEARLVAAVSAWGRLVTEGAGKKGDPRAAFDAARSEVEAAERALAEASADFRREVQAREPSLEDVRRPLTGGTALVAYATYDAGTETAPKPCYAAFVLEGGTVALRPLGDAGAIDGRIARWRAAVGGAAADVETARAGEKESRRLGADLRGALWDPVAPSLGKTKSVVIVPDGAVHLAPLGALPDGDGYLVESGILFQYVTAERDLLGGASPPAGGVLAMGGPEMPAPAAGSEGCGPASLPLPPLPNAAREAEEIGAIFGGTSRVLTGAQATAAAFRTLAPQAGVLHLATHGIVLGARCPSRGRSALEIAGLALADGVLTAEEIASIDLSRVRFAALSSCDSGGGTVADGEGVLGLRRAFAIAGAKTLVLTLWPVDDRDARRFMTAAYRARFKNGEPAAGAARDASLEILKDRRKRGLDTGPIHWGAFVAAGS from the coding sequence ATGACCGCGTCCCTTCTCTTGTGGTCGGCGCTCGCCGCCTCGCCGGAGGTCGCTCCCGGCCGTCCGGCGCGGTTGACGCTGACGAGCGAACCGTCGTCGGTCGCGACGGTCGTCCTCACCGCCCTGGATGCCGGGCCGATCACCGTCGAGGCACGTTCGCTCGACCTCGACGTCAAGGTCGCGATCTTCGACGCCGACGGAGCCAAGCCGGTCGCGGAGGACGACAACGGTCTCGGCGGCACCGATGCGGTGGCCGGGATCGAGGCCGCCGCCGGCGCCCGGTACCGCATCGAGGTCCGGCCGGCGGACGAGACGGAAGAGGCGCGCGGCGAGGTCACGATCTCCGTTCGAGCCGGGTCGCCGCCGCCCGCTCCCGAGGCGGATGCCGCGGCCGCGCGCGACCTCGCCTACTGGAACTCCGTCGAGGAAGGCGGCGATCCCTGGCGGAAGGTGCGGGGTAGGCTCGGCCGCGCGACGCTCGCGCTCGGCCGCGGCGCTTACGCCGAGATGATCCCGCTGTGCGACGACGCCGCAGCCGCGGCCCGCGCCGCGTGGGGCGCCGCCGACGGACGCTACGGCGTCGCGGTCGCGACCGGCGGCCTCGCCCGCTACCTGAGCGGCGACCTGACCGCGGCGAGGCCGATGATCGCGGACGGGCTCGCGGTGATCGAGCGGCGGTACGGCGAGGACGACATGCGCACCGCGATGAGCCTGAACTATCTCGGTGAGGTCGACGAGGACCTCGGCGAGCTGCGCCTCGCCCGCGACGATTACGAGCGCTCGCTCGCGATCCGCGAGCGCCTGCACGGCAAGGACCAGCCCGAGTCCGTCGCTGCGCTCGGGAATCTCGGCGGCTTGATCGACGAGCTGGGCGACCCGGAGACCGCGCACGCGTACTACGAGCGCGCCCTCGCGATCCAGGAGAAATCGTCGCCCGGCTCGGCGCGCATCGCCTCCCTCCTCAACAACGTCGCCTTCGAGATGAAGAAGATCGGTAGAACGAAGGACGCGGTGCCGCTCTACGAGCGCGCGCTCGCGATCCGGCGGGACAAGCTGGGCGATGAGCACCCGTCCACGGCCCTCAGCCTGCAAAACCTCGCGATGGCGCTGCACGAGACGGGAAGAACGGCCGAGGCGGTCCCGATGCTCGAGCAATCGATGGCGATCCGCGAGAGGAAGCTCGGCCCGGATCATCCCGACCTGGCCGTGTCGCTCTCGAACCTCGCGCGCGTCGACTACGAATCGGGGCACGCCGCAGACGCGCTGCCGCTGATCGAGCGCGCCCTCGCGATCCGCGAGGCGAAGCTGGGACCCTCGCACCCGGACACGGCGCGCGCCGAGGTGCTTCGCGCCCGCGTTCTCGCCGCGCTCGGAAAGACCGACGAGGCGATCGACGCGGCCATCGCGGCCGAGGCGGTCTCGCGCGCCGACGTGCGGCGCATCGCGCGCTTCCTCCCGGAGTCGACCTCGCTCGCCTACGCGGCGAAGCGCGCGCGCGGGCTCGACGTCGCGATCGCGACCGCGGCCGCGCCCGGCGCGCGCGTCTCGCAGGAGCGGCTGCGCCGCGTCTGGGAGTGCGCGCTTCGCTCGCGCGCTCTCGTCCTCGACGAGATGGCGCGCCGCGCGAGGGCCGTCAGGAAGAGCGGCGACCCGGCGACACGCGCCGCCGAGGCGAGGCTCGTCGCGGCGGTCTCGGCCTGGGGCCGCCTCGTCACCGAAGGCGCCGGCAAGAAAGGAGACCCGCGCGCGGCGTTCGACGCCGCGCGGAGCGAGGTCGAGGCGGCGGAGCGCGCGCTCGCGGAGGCGAGCGCCGACTTCCGGCGGGAGGTCCAGGCGCGGGAGCCCTCGCTCGAGGACGTGCGCCGCCCTCTCACCGGCGGGACGGCGCTCGTCGCGTACGCCACCTACGACGCCGGGACCGAGACCGCACCGAAGCCCTGCTACGCCGCCTTCGTGCTCGAGGGAGGAACGGTCGCGCTCCGTCCGCTCGGCGATGCGGGCGCGATCGACGGGCGCATCGCGCGCTGGCGCGCGGCGGTCGGAGGGGCCGCCGCCGACGTCGAGACGGCGCGCGCGGGAGAGAAGGAATCTCGTCGCCTCGGCGCCGATCTTCGCGGCGCCCTCTGGGATCCGGTCGCCCCCTCGCTCGGCAAGACGAAGTCGGTGGTCATCGTCCCCGACGGCGCCGTTCATCTGGCGCCGCTCGGCGCGCTTCCCGACGGCGACGGCTACCTCGTGGAGAGCGGGATCCTCTTCCAGTACGTGACCGCGGAGCGCGATCTCCTCGGCGGCGCGAGCCCCCCCGCCGGTGGGGTCCTCGCGATGGGAGGCCCGGAGATGCCCGCGCCTGCTGCGGGTTCCGAAGGATGCGGTCCCGCATCGCTCCCCCTTCCGCCGCTTCCGAACGCCGCGCGCGAGGCCGAAGAGATCGGTGCGATCTTCGGCGGCACGTCGCGCGTCCTCACCGGCGCGCAGGCGACGGCCGCGGCGTTCCGGACGCTCGCGCCGCAGGCCGGCGTCCTCCACCTCGCCACGCACGGGATCGTCCTCGGCGCCCGCTGCCCGTCCCGGGGGCGTTCGGCCCTCGAGATCGCGGGGCTCGCGCTCGCCGACGGCGTTCTCACGGCGGAGGAGATCGCATCGATCGACCTCTCGCGCGTGCGCTTCGCGGCGCTGTCGTCGTGCGACTCGGGCGGCGGCACCGTCGCCGACGGCGAGGGGGTGCTCGGCTTGCGACGTGCCTTCGCGATCGCCGGCGCCAAGACCCTCGTCCTCACGCTCTGGCCGGTCGACGACCGCGACGCCCGCCGCTTCATGACCGCGGCCTACCGCGCCCGCTTCAAGAACGGCGAGCCCGCCGCCGGCGCCGCCCGCGACGCGTCGCTCGAGATCCTGAAGGACCGCCGCAAGCGCGGCCTCGACACGGGCCCGATCCACTGGGGAGCGTTCGTGGCGGCGGGAAGCTGA
- a CDS encoding FG-GAP-like repeat-containing protein — protein MKTGRAFHRIIPILAVTALWAGIAAAQDAGWQSQIAADLSAREMELSLKDGTWQAPNRAQGFRVSFTERGVHLAPRLSQSPEWEWGLAFMGTAATVRTSAQENRLDRDWGGVREWYVNEARGLKHEFSVLERPVTAALDLALTGTLEPRVSADGQAIDFHTKDGRNVLRYAELSVVDARGRTLPSHMEGFAKAGTRGIRIVFEDKDAAYPITVDPLVMTIGWSAESNQANADFGTSVATAGDVNGDGFSDVIVGADKYDNGQVDEGRAYVYLGGPSGLSTTPAWTAESNQASAFFGASVAPAGDVNGDGYDDVLVSAYGYDDGLTDQGRVYLYLGSPTGLSATPAWTAESDQASANFGRSVATAGDVNGDGYSDVIIGATTYDSGQTDEGKVFVYYGSPAGLPATPSWTAESNQAGAAFGVSVGTAGDVNGDGYDDVIIGARLYDNGQTDEGRVFLYLGSASGLAANPIWTAESDQAGANFGRSAATAGDVNGDGYADLIVGAYTYDQFQVDAGRAYIYYGNATGVPTPGPILYTGFSVNEGFGISVAAAGDVNGDGYADVIVGAYLYDGTGFTDQGRAYVYLGSASGVSTVAAWATQIPDAGAQFGWSVATAGDVNGDGYSDVIIGAPMANDGESYEGRAFVFMGAPDAPSITAGWSVSGRTNGEFGQSIATAGDVNGDGYSDVIVGDPFHLFPQARLYLGTPSGLSTTPAWEADGNAAIDDQFGYSVASAGDVNGDGYSDVVVGAPGSGTIYVYYGSPTGLGATPAFVASDPTSSLGFSVGTAGDINGDGYSDIVVGDPNYTAFGTQIGAVFVYYGSANGLSARPDIRLGLQANTAFGQSVSTAGDINGDGYSDIVVGDPQFPNSVTGVGVAGGAFAFCGPSLSPCWEAFGDPVHGARFGTSVGTAGDVNGDGYSDLIVGDPYLSNPALNAGRAYVFLGAPTFIDNPPPDWYVDGEQDFAHLSNFGSAVATAGDINGDGYSDVVIGAPQFHGGINGMEPFGKAYAYLGGPAGPQTTPIWTAVGTSTTDYFGIAVGTAGDTNGDGDSEIVVGSTGGAVQNAATGTGYLYGRVLRGLAGSPQQFQADDSAPIDQNGLSSSPVSFRVHAKGMSAAGRARVRLQWEVKPLSSPLSGTAVKGGASFVTTGNPGSSVSLDELVTGLNFGTAYRWRVRVATNSPFFPWSTWASHPWNNATETDLRTNPCLDLDGDGYGAAGSKCALPGVDCDDTRADVNPGHAEVCDGVDNNCNGVVDEPPTGTTSLALAPVAGGTRLQWLSIPGATSYDVVRGVLSSLRSSAGNFTTSLDQCTANDASGLLVDTTGAPPAGDGWYFLVRGTLGSCSAGSYDDGSPSQSGFRDGEIAASGVACP, from the coding sequence ATGAAGACAGGCCGCGCCTTCCATCGAATCATCCCGATTTTGGCCGTGACGGCGCTCTGGGCCGGCATCGCCGCCGCTCAGGATGCGGGTTGGCAATCCCAGATCGCGGCGGACCTCTCCGCGCGGGAAATGGAGCTCAGCCTGAAGGACGGGACCTGGCAGGCGCCGAACCGGGCGCAGGGCTTCCGGGTGTCGTTCACCGAGCGAGGCGTCCATCTCGCGCCGCGGCTTTCGCAGAGTCCCGAGTGGGAGTGGGGTCTCGCGTTCATGGGGACGGCAGCGACGGTTCGCACCTCCGCGCAGGAGAACCGCCTCGACCGCGACTGGGGCGGCGTTCGTGAGTGGTACGTGAACGAGGCGCGCGGGCTGAAGCACGAGTTCAGCGTCCTCGAGCGGCCGGTGACGGCCGCGCTCGACTTGGCGCTCACCGGGACGCTCGAGCCGCGCGTCAGCGCGGACGGGCAGGCGATCGACTTCCACACGAAGGATGGGCGGAACGTCCTCCGCTACGCCGAGCTGTCGGTCGTCGATGCGCGCGGGCGCACGCTGCCGTCGCACATGGAAGGGTTCGCGAAGGCCGGCACGCGCGGCATCCGCATCGTCTTCGAGGACAAGGACGCCGCTTATCCGATCACCGTCGATCCACTCGTGATGACGATCGGATGGAGCGCCGAGTCGAACCAGGCCAACGCGGACTTCGGCACCTCCGTCGCGACGGCGGGCGACGTCAACGGCGACGGCTTCTCGGACGTCATCGTCGGCGCCGACAAGTACGACAACGGCCAGGTCGACGAAGGTCGCGCGTACGTCTATCTCGGTGGTCCGTCGGGCCTCTCGACGACGCCCGCGTGGACGGCCGAGAGCAACCAGGCGAGCGCGTTCTTCGGCGCCTCGGTCGCGCCGGCCGGCGACGTCAATGGCGACGGGTACGACGACGTGCTCGTCTCGGCTTACGGCTACGACGACGGACTGACCGACCAGGGCCGGGTCTACCTCTACCTCGGCTCGCCGACCGGGCTCTCCGCGACGCCGGCGTGGACGGCGGAGAGCGACCAGGCGAGCGCGAACTTCGGCCGCTCGGTGGCGACCGCGGGCGACGTCAACGGCGACGGCTACTCGGACGTCATCATCGGCGCGACCACCTACGACAGCGGCCAGACCGACGAGGGGAAAGTCTTCGTCTACTACGGCTCGCCCGCGGGCCTTCCGGCGACGCCGAGCTGGACCGCGGAGTCGAACCAGGCGGGCGCGGCGTTCGGCGTCTCGGTCGGCACGGCGGGCGACGTCAACGGCGACGGCTACGACGACGTCATCATCGGGGCGCGCCTCTACGACAACGGCCAGACGGACGAGGGGCGCGTCTTCCTCTACCTCGGCTCGGCGTCCGGTCTCGCGGCGAACCCGATCTGGACGGCGGAGAGCGATCAGGCGGGCGCCAACTTCGGCCGCTCGGCCGCGACCGCGGGCGATGTCAACGGCGACGGCTACGCCGACCTCATCGTCGGCGCGTACACCTACGATCAATTCCAGGTCGACGCGGGGCGCGCGTACATCTACTACGGCAACGCGACCGGCGTTCCCACCCCCGGGCCGATCCTCTACACGGGCTTCTCGGTGAACGAAGGATTCGGCATCTCCGTCGCGGCGGCCGGCGACGTGAACGGCGACGGCTACGCGGATGTCATCGTCGGCGCCTACCTCTACGACGGCACCGGCTTCACCGACCAGGGACGCGCGTACGTCTATCTCGGCTCCGCGTCCGGAGTCTCGACGGTCGCGGCGTGGGCGACGCAGATCCCGGACGCGGGCGCGCAGTTCGGCTGGTCGGTCGCGACCGCGGGCGACGTCAACGGCGACGGCTACTCCGACGTCATCATCGGCGCCCCGATGGCGAACGACGGCGAATCGTATGAAGGACGCGCCTTCGTGTTCATGGGCGCACCCGATGCTCCGTCGATCACCGCCGGATGGTCGGTCTCCGGCCGCACGAACGGCGAGTTCGGCCAGTCGATCGCGACCGCGGGCGACGTCAACGGCGACGGCTACTCCGACGTCATCGTCGGCGATCCCTTCCACTTGTTCCCGCAGGCCCGCCTCTATCTCGGCACGCCGAGCGGCCTCTCGACGACGCCGGCCTGGGAGGCGGACGGCAACGCCGCGATCGACGACCAGTTCGGCTACTCGGTCGCCTCCGCGGGCGACGTCAACGGCGACGGCTACTCGGACGTCGTCGTGGGCGCTCCGGGCAGCGGCACCATCTACGTCTACTACGGCTCGCCGACGGGGCTCGGGGCGACGCCCGCGTTCGTCGCCTCCGATCCGACGAGCAGTCTCGGGTTCTCCGTCGGGACGGCGGGTGACATCAACGGCGACGGCTACTCCGACATCGTCGTCGGCGATCCGAACTACACCGCCTTCGGAACGCAGATCGGCGCGGTTTTCGTCTACTACGGCTCCGCGAACGGTCTCTCGGCGCGGCCCGACATCCGGCTCGGCCTCCAGGCGAACACCGCCTTCGGACAATCGGTCTCGACCGCCGGCGACATCAACGGCGACGGCTACTCCGACATCGTCGTCGGCGACCCGCAGTTCCCCAACTCGGTGACCGGCGTGGGTGTGGCGGGAGGGGCGTTCGCCTTCTGCGGCCCCAGCCTCTCTCCATGCTGGGAGGCATTCGGCGACCCCGTCCACGGGGCCCGGTTCGGCACGTCGGTCGGCACCGCGGGCGACGTCAACGGCGACGGCTACTCCGACCTCATCGTCGGCGATCCTTATCTCTCGAACCCGGCGCTCAACGCGGGTCGTGCCTACGTCTTCCTCGGCGCACCGACGTTCATCGACAATCCTCCGCCCGATTGGTACGTGGACGGCGAGCAGGACTTCGCGCACCTCTCGAATTTCGGCTCCGCCGTCGCCACGGCCGGCGACATCAACGGCGACGGTTATTCCGACGTCGTCATCGGCGCGCCGCAGTTCCACGGCGGGATCAACGGCATGGAGCCGTTCGGCAAGGCCTACGCCTACCTCGGCGGCCCCGCCGGCCCTCAGACGACTCCGATCTGGACCGCGGTGGGAACATCGACCACCGATTACTTCGGCATCGCGGTCGGGACCGCGGGCGACACCAACGGTGACGGCGACTCCGAGATCGTGGTCGGCTCGACCGGAGGCGCCGTCCAGAACGCGGCCACGGGGACCGGCTACCTCTATGGCCGCGTCCTCCGCGGTCTCGCCGGCTCGCCGCAGCAGTTCCAGGCGGACGACTCGGCCCCGATCGACCAGAACGGGCTCTCGAGCTCGCCGGTCTCGTTCCGCGTGCACGCCAAGGGGATGAGCGCCGCCGGCCGCGCGCGCGTCCGGCTTCAGTGGGAGGTCAAGCCGCTCTCGTCTCCGCTGAGCGGCACCGCCGTCAAGGGCGGCGCGAGCTTCGTCACCACCGGAAACCCGGGAAGCTCGGTCTCGCTCGACGAGCTGGTCACCGGCCTCAACTTCGGCACCGCGTACCGCTGGCGCGTGCGCGTGGCGACCAACTCGCCGTTCTTCCCGTGGTCGACGTGGGCCTCGCACCCGTGGAACAACGCGACCGAGACCGATCTGCGCACGAACCCCTGTCTCGACCTCGACGGCGACGGCTACGGCGCCGCCGGCTCGAAGTGCGCGCTCCCCGGCGTCGACTGCGACGACACGCGCGCCGACGTCAACCCCGGCCACGCCGAGGTGTGCGACGGCGTCGACAACAACTGCAACGGCGTCGTCGACGAGCCCCCGACCGGCACGACGTCGCTCGCGCTCGCGCCGGTGGCCGGCGGCACGCGCCTTCAGTGGCTCTCGATCCCGGGCGCGACGAGCTATGACGTCGTGCGCGGCGTGCTCTCGTCGCTCCGCAGCTCCGCCGGGAACTTCACGACGTCGCTCGACCAGTGCACCGCGAACGACGCGAGCGGCTTGCTCGTCGACACGACCGGTGCGCCGCCCGCCGGCGACGGCTGGTACTTCCTCGTGCGCGGCACGCTGGGGAGCTGCTCCGCCGGAAGCTACGACGACGGCTCGCCGTCGCAGAGCGGCTTCCGGGACGGGGAGATCGCGGCGTCGGGGGTGGCCTGCCCCTGA
- a CDS encoding APC family permease, which yields MPSPSLLVGLKRLLVGSRIPSHLAHRERFGVATGLAILSSDALSSVAYATEEILRTLLVAGTASLWLVTPIGCVIAGLMLVIGFSYRQTILAYPNGGGAYRVAGENIGVVAGLVAAASLLLDYVLTVSVSIAAGVAAITSAFPQWQEARVALALGFLVILTVGNLRGIRESGRIFATPTYVFLGGMALLLIVGGSRILTGGLAPPAAPSGLLPSATAPLTIFLVLRGFANGCTALTGIEAISNGVPAFKPPEARHAVTTLLIMITCAVACFMGVTFLAHAYQITPTTDETVISQLNRAIFGGGTIVYYAIQAATTMILVLAANTAFADFPRLASIVARDRFLPRQLANQGDRLAFSNGILVLALLAGVLLVAFHGDTHALIPLYMLGVFVSFTLSQTGMVLKAWRERRRGWLAGSVVNGVGAILTAIVLVVVCVTKFSEGAWIIVALIPLNVFLFLAIRRHYRGVAAQLSLKGLVAGRERHNVVIVPIAGVHRAVVRALDYARTLSPDVRAVCVDVDPHATAQIQEEWQRWGHAIRLEIVASPFRSVVEPLLEYIEITDAERPGNFVSVVLPEFVPARWWQHLYHNQRGLLLKTALLFRRNVVVTSVPYHLEK from the coding sequence ATGCCGTCGCCGTCCCTGCTCGTCGGTTTGAAGCGCCTGCTCGTCGGTAGCCGGATCCCTTCTCACCTCGCGCATCGCGAACGGTTCGGCGTCGCCACCGGGCTCGCCATTCTCTCGTCGGACGCGCTCTCGTCGGTGGCCTACGCGACCGAGGAGATCCTGCGCACGCTCCTCGTCGCCGGAACGGCGTCCCTGTGGCTGGTCACGCCGATCGGCTGTGTGATCGCCGGCCTGATGCTCGTGATCGGCTTCTCGTACCGGCAGACGATCCTGGCCTACCCGAACGGCGGCGGGGCCTACCGGGTCGCCGGAGAGAACATCGGCGTCGTCGCCGGCTTGGTCGCCGCGGCCTCCCTCCTCCTCGACTACGTCTTGACCGTGTCGGTGTCGATCGCCGCCGGGGTCGCCGCGATCACGTCGGCGTTCCCGCAATGGCAGGAAGCACGCGTCGCGCTCGCGCTCGGATTCCTCGTCATCCTCACCGTCGGCAATCTCCGCGGGATCCGGGAATCGGGAAGGATTTTCGCGACGCCGACGTACGTGTTCCTCGGCGGCATGGCTCTGCTCCTCATCGTCGGCGGCAGCAGGATCCTGACGGGAGGCCTGGCGCCCCCCGCGGCTCCGTCGGGACTGCTGCCGTCGGCGACGGCACCCCTCACCATCTTCCTCGTGCTCCGTGGGTTTGCGAACGGGTGCACGGCGCTGACCGGGATCGAGGCGATCTCGAACGGCGTGCCCGCGTTCAAGCCGCCCGAGGCCCGGCACGCCGTGACCACGCTCCTCATCATGATCACCTGCGCGGTGGCCTGCTTCATGGGTGTGACGTTTCTCGCCCATGCCTACCAGATCACGCCGACGACCGACGAGACGGTGATCTCGCAGCTCAACCGAGCGATCTTCGGTGGCGGGACCATCGTGTACTACGCGATCCAGGCTGCGACGACCATGATCCTCGTGCTCGCCGCGAACACCGCCTTCGCCGACTTCCCGCGGCTCGCCTCGATCGTCGCGCGCGATCGATTCCTGCCGCGGCAGCTCGCGAACCAGGGCGATCGCCTCGCCTTCTCGAATGGGATCCTCGTCCTGGCGCTGCTCGCCGGGGTGCTCCTCGTGGCGTTCCACGGGGATACGCACGCGTTGATCCCGCTCTACATGCTCGGCGTCTTCGTTTCGTTCACGCTGTCGCAAACCGGAATGGTCCTGAAGGCGTGGCGGGAGCGCCGTCGCGGCTGGCTCGCCGGAAGCGTCGTCAACGGCGTCGGCGCGATCTTGACGGCGATCGTGCTCGTCGTCGTGTGCGTCACCAAGTTCAGCGAGGGCGCCTGGATCATCGTCGCGCTGATCCCGCTGAACGTCTTCCTGTTCCTCGCGATCCGCCGTCACTACCGCGGGGTCGCCGCGCAGCTCTCGCTCAAAGGCCTCGTGGCCGGACGGGAGCGGCACAACGTCGTGATCGTCCCGATCGCCGGCGTGCACCGTGCGGTCGTGCGGGCGCTCGACTACGCGCGCACGCTCTCGCCGGACGTGCGCGCCGTGTGCGTCGACGTGGATCCCCACGCGACGGCGCAGATCCAAGAGGAGTGGCAGCGCTGGGGCCACGCCATCCGGCTCGAGATCGTCGCCTCGCCGTTTCGCTCCGTCGTCGAGCCGCTCCTCGAGTACATCGAGATCACCGATGCCGAGCGGCCGGGAAATTTCGTGAGCGTCGTCCTGCCGGAGTTCGTCCCGGCGCGTTGGTGGCAGCACCTCTACCACAATCAGCGCGGGCTCCTCCTCAAGACCGCGCTCCTGTTCCGTCGCAACGTGGTCGTCACGAGCGTGCCGTACCACCTGGAGAAATGA
- a CDS encoding DUF4118 domain-containing protein, which yields MSDADDDRLIFLGAGPFAALVLGAALTPVRESVTSSWVAYPFIILTMIAAEFGGRRAALATAVTSVLSMDFFLMTPYLRIEVAEKHDLITLVGFTACGIVAAALSSRRRRGPG from the coding sequence ATGAGCGACGCGGACGACGATCGACTGATTTTCCTCGGTGCGGGACCTTTCGCGGCGCTGGTCCTGGGTGCCGCACTGACGCCGGTCCGCGAGTCGGTGACCAGCTCGTGGGTCGCCTACCCCTTCATCATTCTGACGATGATCGCAGCGGAGTTCGGCGGCCGCCGGGCTGCGCTGGCCACGGCGGTCACGTCGGTCCTCAGCATGGACTTCTTCCTCATGACGCCGTACTTGAGGATCGAGGTCGCCGAGAAGCACGACCTGATCACGCTCGTCGGCTTCACCGCTTGCGGCATCGTCGCCGCGGCTCTCTCGTCCCGGCGGCGCCGCGGACCCGGCTAG